Within the Ralstonia insidiosa genome, the region CACCAGGGCGAGCGCATCCTTCAGCACTTTGGTCAGGTTCTCATCGGCGCGTGACGGCTCGGGCACCCCGGAGGGGTGGTTGTGCGCGAAGATGACGGCGGCGGCGTTCAGGCGCAGCGAGGTCTTCACCACCTCGCGCGGGTACACGCTGGTCTGCGTCAGCGTGCCCCGGAACAGCTCGATGTACTCGATGACGCGGTTCTGTGCGTCCAGGAAGATGGCCGCGAACACTTCATGCTCCAAGCTCCCAAGGCGCAGCGAGAAGAAGGCGCTGGCGTCAGCCGGCGCGGAAATCAGGCCGTTG harbors:
- the radC gene encoding RadC family protein → MTASHIDLFTIDDNGQFQLASAGQVIEAALAILDEKVMRNGLISAPADASAFFSLRLGSLEHEVFAAIFLDAQNRVIEYIELFRGTLTQTSVYPREVVKTSLRLNAAAVIFAHNHPSGVPEPSRADENLTKVLKDALALVDVRVLDHVIVAGGASVSFAQRGLL